A single Acidobacteriota bacterium DNA region contains:
- a CDS encoding ABC transporter ATP-binding protein, producing the protein MADIVISAERLGKRYRIRHNAERSEGFRHKVQTVATAPLRWLRSTKDAGREGTIGMPAVEDFWALRDVSFDVRRGEVMGIVGRNGAGKSTLLKLLSRITEPTEGRARIRGRVASLLEVGTGFHPELTGRENIFLNGTILGMSRREIQQRFDEIVAFAEIERFLDTPVKRYSSGMYLRLAFAVAAHLEPEILIVDEVLAVGDVAFQKKCMTRMGDVARGGRTILLVSHSLAAIESLCASCLVIDKGRLTYAGAAATAVQRYLAQETVMSGEEVVLAGHPGRIADSRPAMRSVTICNEAAEPSRAIRMGDRCSIAVRFAHDEAIAPVLSLVVRTSGGMAVFSVNSRIVSTGGPVAPRDRGVVTATFERLPLMPGSYLVDLFFGDAYADFDWIESAISFDVLEADVFGTGKIAPRDAGVVYCPATFSVTSDSADRVAALDMMASA; encoded by the coding sequence ATGGCTGACATCGTCATCAGCGCCGAGCGGTTGGGCAAACGCTACCGCATCCGCCACAACGCGGAGCGCAGCGAAGGCTTCCGGCACAAGGTGCAGACGGTCGCCACCGCGCCTCTCAGGTGGCTGAGATCGACGAAGGACGCCGGACGTGAGGGCACGATCGGCATGCCCGCCGTCGAGGACTTCTGGGCGCTGCGCGACGTGTCGTTCGACGTCCGGCGCGGCGAGGTCATGGGCATCGTCGGCCGAAACGGCGCGGGCAAGTCCACGCTGCTCAAGCTGCTCAGCCGCATCACGGAGCCCACCGAGGGGCGCGCCCGGATCCGAGGGCGTGTGGCGAGCCTGCTGGAGGTCGGCACGGGATTCCACCCGGAGCTGACCGGACGCGAGAACATCTTTCTCAACGGGACGATCCTCGGCATGTCGCGCCGGGAGATTCAGCAGCGCTTCGACGAGATCGTCGCCTTCGCCGAAATCGAGCGTTTCCTGGACACGCCCGTGAAGCGCTACAGCAGCGGCATGTATCTGCGGCTCGCCTTCGCCGTCGCGGCGCACCTCGAGCCCGAGATCCTCATCGTCGACGAGGTGTTGGCCGTCGGCGACGTCGCCTTCCAGAAGAAGTGCATGACGCGGATGGGAGACGTCGCCCGCGGCGGCCGGACGATCCTGCTCGTCAGCCACAGCCTGGCGGCGATCGAGTCGCTGTGCGCGTCGTGTCTCGTGATCGACAAGGGACGGTTGACCTATGCCGGTGCGGCGGCGACCGCCGTGCAGCGCTACCTGGCCCAGGAGACCGTGATGTCGGGCGAAGAAGTCGTGCTCGCCGGCCATCCCGGCCGGATTGCCGACTCGAGGCCGGCGATGCGCTCGGTGACGATCTGCAACGAGGCGGCGGAACCGTCGCGCGCCATCCGCATGGGCGATCGCTGCTCGATCGCCGTGCGCTTCGCGCATGACGAGGCGATCGCTCCCGTGCTGAGCCTCGTCGTCCGCACGAGCGGCGGCATGGCGGTCTTCAGCGTCAACAGCCGGATCGTCAGTACAGGGGGCCCGGTGGCGCCGCGGGATCGTGGGGTCGTCACCGCCACGTTCGAGCGGCTTCCGTTGATGCCCGGCTCCTATCTCGTCGATTTGTTCTTCGGCGACGCGTACGCGGACTTCGACTGGATCGAGAGCGCCATCAGCTTCGACGTGCTCGAGGCCGACGTCTTCGGCACCGGCAAGATCGCGCCGCGCGACGCGGGTGTCGTCTACTGCCCGGCGACGTTCTCGGTGACCAGCGACAGCGCCGACCGGGTGGCGGCGCTCGACATGATGGCGTCTGCCTGA
- a CDS encoding glycosyltransferase family 2 protein, with translation MLAQVTPLVLTYNEAPNLDRTLAMLQWAARIVVVDSGSADGTLEICRRYPAVDVFARAFDGFAAQRNFGLDQVRTAWVLSLDADYVLTPEAIEELRTLLPDERTTAYHARMTYCVFGRPLRGSLYPPRIVLFRRDRARYVPDGHSERLEFTGASGWLRAGVRHDDRKPLERWWADQWRYASQEAQHLLDSPAPALTTIDRIRRRTPFAPAVVLAYGLIWRGLAFDGWAGCYYLAQRMLAELLLLAQLVDRRLRPSSAAVETPGDRYGRTR, from the coding sequence CTGCTGGCTCAGGTCACGCCGCTCGTGTTGACCTACAACGAGGCGCCCAATCTCGATCGCACGCTCGCGATGCTCCAGTGGGCGGCCCGGATCGTGGTGGTCGACAGCGGCAGCGCGGACGGGACGCTCGAGATCTGCCGCCGCTATCCGGCGGTCGACGTGTTCGCGCGAGCGTTCGACGGGTTCGCCGCGCAGCGCAATTTCGGGCTGGACCAGGTGCGCACGGCCTGGGTGCTGTCGCTCGACGCCGACTACGTCTTGACGCCGGAAGCGATCGAGGAACTGAGGACGCTCTTGCCCGACGAGCGCACGACGGCCTACCACGCGAGGATGACGTACTGCGTGTTCGGCCGTCCGCTGCGCGGTTCGCTCTATCCGCCGCGCATCGTGCTGTTCCGCCGGGATCGCGCGCGGTACGTCCCCGACGGCCACAGTGAGCGGCTCGAGTTCACCGGCGCATCAGGGTGGCTGCGCGCCGGCGTGCGGCACGACGACCGCAAGCCGCTCGAACGCTGGTGGGCCGACCAATGGCGGTACGCCTCGCAGGAGGCCCAGCACCTCCTCGACTCGCCGGCGCCGGCGCTGACGACGATCGATCGGATCCGCCGGCGAACACCGTTCGCGCCGGCCGTCGTGCTGGCGTACGGCCTGATCTGGCGCGGTCTGGCGTTCGATGGGTGGGCCGGGTGCTACTACCTCGCGCAGCGGATGCTCGCGGAACTGCTGCTGCTCGCCCAACTGGTCGACCGGCGGCTGCGTCCATCGAGTGCGGCCGTTGAGACGCCCGGCGATCGATACGGGAGGACACGATGA
- a CDS encoding ABC transporter permease: protein MTSATGIAEPLERDAEIVIEPGGAIRHYWRDLWHYRELFYILSWRDVAVRYKQTVAGAGWAVVQPFVSMVIMSVIFGKIAGLPSEGRAPYPLLVFAGMLPWQFFSNALLASSQSLASNANLVSKVYFPRLIVPASPVLVSLIDFAVSAVVLVAMMVWFQFWPTWRVVTLPAFVGLAIVAAFGPALLICAMTVKYRDFRFVIPFLMQFGLYISPVAYSSAVVRERIGEPLFLLYAVNPMVGVIDGFRWALVGQGAIFWPGFLISSLCAVVMFVAGLRYFRTTERTFADLV from the coding sequence ATGACGTCAGCGACCGGGATCGCGGAGCCGCTCGAGCGCGATGCGGAGATCGTCATCGAGCCGGGAGGCGCGATCCGTCACTACTGGCGCGATCTCTGGCACTACCGCGAGCTCTTCTACATCCTCTCGTGGCGCGACGTGGCGGTGCGCTACAAGCAGACCGTCGCCGGCGCCGGATGGGCGGTCGTGCAGCCCTTCGTGAGCATGGTCATCATGAGCGTGATCTTCGGCAAGATCGCGGGGCTGCCGTCAGAGGGCCGTGCGCCGTACCCGCTGCTCGTGTTCGCCGGCATGCTGCCGTGGCAGTTCTTCTCGAATGCGCTCCTCGCCTCGAGCCAGAGCCTGGCGAGCAACGCGAACCTCGTGTCGAAGGTGTACTTCCCGCGGCTCATCGTGCCCGCGAGCCCGGTGCTCGTCTCGTTGATTGACTTCGCGGTCTCGGCCGTCGTGCTGGTGGCCATGATGGTCTGGTTCCAGTTCTGGCCGACCTGGCGCGTCGTCACGCTGCCGGCGTTCGTCGGGCTCGCGATCGTCGCCGCATTCGGCCCCGCGCTGCTCATCTGTGCGATGACCGTGAAGTACCGCGATTTCCGCTTCGTGATTCCGTTCCTGATGCAGTTCGGTCTGTACATCAGCCCGGTCGCCTACAGCAGCGCCGTCGTCCGCGAGCGCATCGGCGAGCCGCTGTTCCTCCTGTACGCCGTCAATCCCATGGTCGGCGTCATCGACGGGTTCCGCTGGGCCCTGGTAGGGCAGGGCGCGATCTTCTGGCCCGGGTTCCTGATCTCGAGCCTGTGCGCCGTCGTGATGTTCGTCGCCGGGCTTCGCTACTTCCGGACGACCGAGCGCACGTTCGCCGACCTCGTGTGA